The following proteins are encoded in a genomic region of Nicotiana sylvestris chromosome 4, ASM39365v2, whole genome shotgun sequence:
- the LOC104224530 gene encoding lysM domain-containing GPI-anchored protein 1-like: MLHFFFTIFLLLSNSCFIYQTTSKSTIEPCSNSDTCSSLVGYTLYTDLKVSEVASLFQTDPISLLTTNAIDISYPDVENHILPAKLFLKVPVTCSCVDGIFKSAFVHYKTRPSDTLSLIADTVYGALVSADQIKEGNPTAVGSDPSVLNVGTNLWIPLPCTCFNGTDNNLPAIYMSYVVRPVDTLAGIAASYSTTLTDLMNVNALGSPAIKEGDILAIPLSACASSFPRFASDYALSVANGSYAITASHCVQCSCGPGSRNLYCMPASLAVSCSSMQCKNSNLMLGNVTVQQTGGGCNVTSCNYGGFVNGTIITTLSSSLQPRCPGLQQLPPLVVPPTSVGPDSMFAPAPSPSESGGAPMDGPHSSVVPASGSVIAFPPSGGPSGSASSAWSLNPLASFPIAILLYLCVKYVISLPL, translated from the exons ATGCTacatttcttcttcaccatatTCCTACTGTTGAGCAACAGCTGCTTCATCTATCAAACAACCTCAAAATCCACCATTGAGCCATGTTCCAACTCAGATACTTGCTCTTCACTTGTTGGCTACACACTTTACACTGACCTCAAAGTTTCTGAGGTGGCCTCACTCTTTCAAACTGACCCAATCTCTCTTCTCACTACCAATGCTATTGATATCTCATATCCTGATGTTGAAAACCACATACTTCCAGCTAAATTGTTCCTTAAAGTTCCTGTTACATGTTCTTGTGTTGATGGGATCTTTAAGTCTGCTTTTGTACATTACAAGACTAGGCCTTCAGATACTTTGTCTTTGATTGCTGACACTGTATATGGCGCTCTTGTTTCTGCTGACCAGATTAAGGAAGGGAATCCTACTGCTGTTGGTTCTGATCCTTCAGTGCTTAATGTTGGGACTAACCTTTGGATTCCACTTCCTTGCACTTGCTTTAATGGGACTGACAATAATCTACCTGCTATTTATATGTCATATGTTGTTAGACCTGTGGATACTCTTGCAGGGATTGCTGCTAGCTATTCCACTACTCTTACTGATCTTATGAATGTCAATGCTTTGGGCAGTCCTGCTATTAAGGAGGGTGACATTCTTGCTATTCCCTTATCTG CTTGTGCATCTAGCTTCCCAAGATTTGCCTCAGATTATGCCTTATCTGTTGCGAACGGGAGCTATGCTATTACAGCTAGCCACTGTGTGCAATGCAGTTGCGGACCAGGAAGTCGGAA TTTGTACTGCATGCCAGCTTCCTTAGCAGTTTCTTGCTCAAGCATGCAGTGCAAGAACAGCAATCTCATGCTCGGAAATGTTACTGTACAACAGACTGGCGGTGGTTGCAATGTGACTTCTTGTAATTATGGTGGCTTTGTCAATGGAACCATCATCACTAC ATTATCCTCATCTCTTCAACCTCGATGCCCAG GACTGCAACaacttcctccacttgttgtcccacCTACTTCGGTAGGCCCAGACTCAATGTTTGCTCCTGCTCCTTCACCTTCTGAATCTGGCGGTGCTCCAATGGATGGTCCACATTCTTCGGTGGTGCCTGCATCTGGCTCTGTTATCGCATTTCCACCTTCAGGTGGACCAAGTGGAAGTGCATCTTCTGCTTGGTCGTTGAACCCTTTAGCTAGTTTTCCAATTGCAATTCTCTTGTATCTATGTGTGAAATATGTGATCTCACTTCCGTTATGA